TTCAATATGTTTTGCCAGAGGAGAGAGGCTGCGATGAAATGCCTCTTCCGTCGAGGCGACGGCCCCTTCGTCTTCCATGGAGACCCACAGGTTCATCGCAAATGGCTTTGTTGTGAGGGCCTTGATCTCGCGAATGACATTGCGAATAGCCTCCGGTTTGAGTCCATGAGCACCGAACGATCCGAGTCCCCCATAGTTCGAAACAGATGCTGTAAGCCGCTGAGAGGACAACCCTCCGAGCGGGCCTTGAATAATTGGATATTGAAGTCCCAAGCGTGAAGTCAGTCGATTGCCCGTCCACAATTTTGAGCCCACTCGAGCTGCCATAACGATCCTCTATATTCCACAAAGAAGGCGGGAGCTTAGCTTCCGCCTTCTTTGTTCTCGACTTCGAACGTTACCTCAAGCATGACCGGCGCACCGAGAGGCAAGGCGGTTACTCCTAATACGGACCGCACGGACATCTTGTCCTCTCCAAATACATCGCGGAGAAGCTCCGATGCTGCGTCCGCAACAATAGGCTGGTTATAAAAGTCTCCGTCTGTTGCCAGATAGACCTTCACGCTGACAACCCTCGTCACGCGGTCCAGCGACCCTACGTGCGCCTTCGCAGCGGAAAGAGCATTCAGAGTCGCGGTTCGCAAAGCGTCCCGCCCGGCAGATTCGTCGAGCTCTTTGCCTCGCCGCCCAACGAATTGAAGCTTGCCATCCTTGACCGGCAGCATTCCGCTGAGGAAGAAAAGGCTGCCTGACTGGACGGCCTCGACGTAGGCGCCAAGGGGGTGGGGCGCATTGGGGAGCACGATCCCAAGGTCCTGCAGCCGGCGCTCCGCGCTAGCCGGCTGCGAGCCCTTCGGGCTTACCATTTGCCGTTGTGCTGACCGCCGTCTACGTGCAGCACCTCCCCAGTGATCTGGCGCGATTCAGTGAGATAGACCACTGCGCTTGCAATTTCCTCCGAAGTGGAGATCGTGCCCATCGGCGACAAGGTTTTGAGGAAGTCCTTTGGGTTGTCTTTGTGAAGGGGAGTATCAACGATCCCGGGTGCAACCGCATTGAAGCGAATGTGTTCCTTCGCATACTCTGACGCCAGGCTGACCGTGATGGACTCGAGACCGCCCTTCGTGATCATCTGCACGGATGCCGATACGCCAGCGATGGGATTTTTAACCAGCGATGTCGTGATGGCCACGACGCTTCCGCCCGACTTCTGAGCGAGCATCTGCTTGACCGCGAGCTGGGTGATGTAGATGTAGCCTTCGAGATTCGTGGAGACCAGCGAACGGAAATCGTCGGCGCTGTAATCAACAAAGGGCTTCGCCACGAAAATGCCAGCGTTGTTGACAACCGCATCAATCGAGCCGAACTTCTGAACAGCTGCATCGACCACCTTCTTTGCCGTGGCAGCCTGACCGATATCTCCGTCCACCAACACAAGCTTGTCGGAAGCCTTTAACTCAGCCGACTTTGACGCGCTGCGAGAGGTGCCCACTACGTTATAGCCGCGTTCCAGGAACGCTTTTACGACTGCAGCGCCGATTCCCTGGGAGGCGCCCGTCACGATTACCGTCTTTTGAGTGTTTGCCATTTATTGCTCCTATCGAAACCAATACTGCCAGTACCGCAGATGGCAACATGAGGACGATCCTCGACGTTGACGATGCCGCGCGTTGATGCGGCCACCTGCTGCGTTCAAGCTCCAATATAGATGTGAGAGGAGGGGGCTACGAGGCCCGATTTGTTCTGATACCCGCTATCGCTTTAGTCGATAGCTTCCACTTGCCGATCGAGTGTCCCAATGTTCGAGATCTGACGACTCATTCCTAAGAAAGCGTTGAGTGCGCTCGTCGAATAGCGATCATGTCGTCTAACAAATACAGTCTCTACCTGTGCCTGATCCACTGGGAGTTCGTGCACAGTGACGGACTGATCTGTCCAGAGTCTCTCCACCAGCGTCTTCGGTAGCAGCGTTATGCCTACGCCTGCAGTGATGCAGGTAATGATTGCATCGAGAGATGCAAATTCCATTACGGTGTAACGAATACCTAGCCCATCGAGGATAGAGCCGAGCCTTTGACGGTAAGAACAACCCTGTCGAAACACGATTGCTTTGAGGTTTTCAACTTTGGCGAGGTCATCGAAGTTCCGTACGGATAAAGGGCTTACGAGGACAAGGTCTTCGAGGAATAGTAATTCCTCGCTCAGTTCTTGATGGTGAACAGGTCCAGCCACAAAGGCACCATCCAATTCGTGTTCCACCACCTGATTAATCAGAGATGTCGTAGTCCCCGTCATGACGGCCAACTCAACCCTCGGATATTCCTGTGCATATTGGGCTACGAGTGTGGGAAGCCGCAATCCAGCTGTGGTCTCCAGCATTCCGATACGCAGTTTGCCCTTTGGAGTTCCATCCTCTTTGACCGCCGTGATGGCTTGCTGGAACAGTGCACGTATCTGCTCCACATAGGAAAGAAGGCGTAGACCCGCTTCACTCGGCTCCACACCACGGCTATGCCTGACGAATAGCTGAACGCCGAGCTCTTCCTCCAGGAGGCGAATGCGGGAGGTGACATTTGATTGCACCATGTTCAGTTCAGCTGCCGCCCGGTTCATGCTGCCGATTCTTGCCACGGCGTCCACAATCCTCAAGTCATCTGCGTCCATGGGCGTCCTGCCTCCCCATGCCAGTATAGAGACGAATCTCATTCCAATCAGTCGAATCAATCGGAGAATGTCGAGCACCGCGTCGGAGGAAAGCAGGCCTGAAGTATTCTGCTCGCCTTGCGTGTTCGATGCCAGCTTCGCGGGAGATTTTATTGCTGACTCCATTGGCCCTCCTTTCTCAATGCCCGTCTGCAGGCACCATGTCCCGCTCGCGCAGAGAGCTTAATTGTAGTCTGAGAGTGATTTATAACACTTGCAAACGTTCCTTTTGCCGGTTACAGTCGCTGATATGAATGCACACACCGTGAGCCCCGAAGAATCAGGGAGACCTCACGCGCTGTTTCTAGCGGGGCACCCTGCTTTGGACTTCCTCAATACTCGAATGAGAGTGAATGCAGCGTTTCTGGACCTCTTGCAGAGCGACGAGGATGTGCTCATCTGGCTAAGGCAAGCCGGATATCCGACTCCACGAACTCCACGAATTGACGGCAGGACCGGATCGGTCGCGCTGCTACGCTCCGCACGAAGGCTGCGAGAGAGCGTCCGGTCCCTTGTCGAATCGCGAAAGATGGGACAGCGGGGAGATCCCTTTATCCTTAACAGTATCTTAGCGGCTAGCCGGAGCTACCCACAGTTGGTTTGGAGAGGACCCAACGCAGTGGAGATTGAGACGGTTAGACGGCAAGAGACGGCCGGATCAATTTTAGCGCCTGTAGCGGAAGCTGCTGCCGAACTCCTCACGACAGCCGATTTTGATCTCATAAAACACTGCGAGGATGACACCTGCTCGCTTTGGTTCTCCGACCAGACTAAGTCACACAATCGGCGCTGGTGCAGCATGGAAATATGTGGAAACCGCAACAAAGTGGCAGCTTATCGCGTGCGGGATCGGAACCGAAGACCTCCGACCAGTTGACCTGGAACGATTGAGCCCCTCTCAGCCGAACCCTGTGAAGGCTCATGCTCGAACTGTTTCCGTCATTGCTTTCCGCGGAAGCCGGGAATGGCCGTGCTTCCCGTTAGGGATGCATTTGGAAAGCAGAGCACGGCGATTTTGCTGCCAGCAGCTCTCGGTCTCAGCGGTGCATATTTGCTTCCTTTCGGTAACTGATGACCTGAATTCGATCTGCATCAACCCCTGCTGCAATCAGCGCGTTGCGCGCGGCGTTTGCGCGTTCTTCCCCAAGCGCCAGGTTGTATTCGGCTGAGCCGCGCCCATCCGCGTAATCGCCAACCTGCACCCGAATAGATGGATTTTCTTTCAGATACTGAGCAGCATGTTCGATTGCAGCTTGGGCGTCGGCTCTGATCTCTGCGCTGTCGTAATCGAAGAGAGCATCTTGAACATTTTCATGAAAGACGGCTTCTCTCTTAGCCCGGAGAGAGGGTTGATCTCCATGATCAGAGTTGTGAGCGGGCGAGATTCCGTGCGAGCGAACACGGAATTCGGCGTCACATTCAGCCGAGGGTCAACGAGCTTGTGGCGATCTGCGAGGGTGCCCCGGCAGACGACGACTGCACCCTCCTGGTCATCGACAGAACCGCCTGACGCTGTAAGAGCAATGCGTTGTTGGAGAAACCATGAAACTTCTACTCAAATTCAACCTGATTGTCGTCGCCGTTGTCGCCATCGGTCTCGCCATTGTCTCCTGGGTAGCTCACTCCTTCCCCGCAGGCCATTCCGTTTTACGGTGCGACGGTCACCTTCGCTCGCCTGCGCCAAAAATTTCCCGAATACATGTACAAGGAGGCCACGCTCAACCCTACCAACCTCCAGGACCGTGCCGTCGATTGGGAGATCGATGTCATTGATGCCTTTCGCAACAAGGCGGACTTGAAGGAGTTCGTCGGCGAGCGGGAAACCGCTACTGGCCCTTCGCTCTATCTCGCTCACCCCATCAAGACGGAGTCAGGCTGTCTGGAGTGCCATACACTGCCCTCCGTCGCTCCAAAAACCATGGTCGAAAAATATGGATCGACGAACGGTTTCGGGTGGAAACTCAACGAAATCGTTGGTGCCCAAATCGTCTCCGTGCCGATGGCTGTCCCTATCCAGATTGCGTCAAGGGCGTTCAAAACTCTCCTCTGGTCTCTGGTCACGACATTTGCTGCCATACTGCTCGCTATCGATCTCGTGCTTTACTACCTCATCATCCTGCCGCTGCGCAAGCTTTCCGCGGTCGCCGACCGTGTCAGTCTCGGCCAGCTCGACCAGCCCGAACTACCCGTTCGCGGCAAGGATGAAATGGCCCAGCTCACCGCATCCTTCAATCGCCTGGTAGTCACCGTAGTAAAGGCCTTGCGAATGCTCGGCTAGCTACAATAGGCCGCTCTTGCGAAACCGTCCGCCCACCGAGGAGAGAAATCTCCGTCTCGCATCCGCCTCCTCAATCTCCTGCGCTACCTGCTCCACAAGCGCCTGCAGATCATTCGCACTACTGGAAGCACGCTTTACCAGCACGCTCGCGATCGGCCCGACATAGTGGGCCAGCTTCAGCGTAATCTCGCTCAACTGATCCGGTTCGTACTTCGAACTCTCTGCAATCACTCCCTCTGCCGCACCTGTCAACGTAGGCGTCGAACCAGCAAAAACCCTGACTTGTGAAGCCTGGCCCAGTTGCGAGGCATCGAGCGCCGCAAGAAACTCCCTCGCGGTTTGCCACCGCTCTCGCTTCTCTTTAGCCAGCGCCTTCATCACTACGGCCGAAAACTCGGCGGGGATCAGCGGGTTAATCCGGCTCGGCGATACCGGACTGTGCTGCAGAAGCCCACTAATCACCTGCGCGTAGCTGGTGCCCTCAATCGGCAGTTTGCCGTAACCATCTCGTACAGCGTCACACCCACCGCATACAGATCCGACCGCGCATCGTGCCCTTCGCCCGATAGTTGCTCCGGCGCTATGTAGTGCATCGACCCGACCAGCGCCCCGGTCATCGTCAACCGCGCTTCGGGGGCTGCTAGCGCCAGCCCGAAATCAAGCACCTTAACCTATCCCCCGGGCGTCACCATGATATTCGACGGTTTGATGTCCCGATGAATCACTCCGCGCGAGTGCGCATACTCCAACGCAGTGAGCAGCTGACGTATATAGGCCACCGCCTGGTCCAGCGTGATACCCGCTGCCAGCGCGCGCCGCAGATCCATCCCTTCCACTCCATAATCATCACAAGCTGTCTTCATGATGAAATGCAGTATGCAGCACGGCAATGTTTGGATGATTCAGTGTGGCCAGCACCCGAATCTCTCTCGTAAACCGATCCAGCATCTCCTGGCTCGCGGAAGACGCTGCGAGCAGTACTTTCATCGCCTCCGTGCGGTCTGAGATCAGATGCCGCACGCGAAACACCTTACCCATTCCGCCGTCGCCGAGCACATCGACTATCTCGTATGACCCAACACGAATTCCTGGAAGCCAAGCCATCGACTCGAGTCTACATGCTTCCTCATCCACCGGCGTTGAGGCCTCACGCCTGCCGTCAGAGCGGCTAGCTCCTGACAAGGAGAATCTTCAATTGTTGCTGTTCATGACCTTGCCTATGCGGACGGATTGAGTCACAAAGCATCGCAGTTTCTGTATGCCTCTACAGTAGTGATCACGTATGTATGAAAGATCGCGATAGGCGGAACGCAGTCCATCACACACTCTCTCGGCCTTCTAGAATCACGTCATCGATACGAATAGTGATGCTGTCCTCAGAGAATACAAGGCGAAGAGATTGCTTCCTGGTAGGTGAATAAGTGACATCTACAATCCGACATTCACCCCAGTTTTGACTTCAATGAATACCAGTCAGAGGCTAGAAGTTTTGCTAGTAGCTCCGAAGCTTCGCTGAAGATAGCCTCCCTGTCAGATCCTGTTTAATCGGAGGAATCGGTGGCGAAGTTTGACAAAGCCTTGGCAGCTCAAAGCAAGATCGTCTATCTTCCAGTAGCGGATTGCGTCTTTGACACTGCTGTCCTGGCCCGTTTTGTCCTGCTCCTGACACTAATCTTGTGTTGCAGCGCATCGGCACAGAACGATCGTAGTGCGGAATACACTCGTAGCTCGCAACCTACTTTATTAAGCTACCCGGAGCTTGTGGCCCTGAGTGAGCAGGAAACGTCGCAAAAGTAAAGGAAAAGACATGGACAAAATATTGAACCGTCGTTCATCTTCACCTTGGGCTCTTACGATTTTTGCGTTCATAAGCGTAGCGACATTGCATGCTCAACAGAAGGGCCAGTACGTGCCCGGACAATTCGGGCTGAATGCTGGCGTAGTTCCTTCCCCCGGACTGACCTACGCCAATTTAGCGCTCAACTACTCCGCAAGCTCACTGAATGACGCGAATGGAAACCATCGCCCCAATGTGGTCGGTACTTACGGCTTCTGGGCCGACGAAAACATCTTCTACTTTGTCCTAAAGAAGAAGATTTTAGGCGCATCTTTCGCTCCCTACATCTCTGTCAATGTCGCAAACGGCAGTCTGGTTGCCGACATCTCCGGAACTAATCTGGGTGCTTCTGGTGGAGGATCAGGATTTGGAGACTTGTGGGTCCAGCCCGTCAACCTCGGCTGGCATCTCAAGCGGGCCGACATCGTCGCCGGCTACGCGTTCGTCGCCCCGACCGGACGCTTCGTTGCTGGAGCGAGTAACAATGTAGGCTCGGGATATTGGGGCAACGATTTAACCTTTGGCACAACTGTTTACGTTACAAAGAACAAGGGAACCAGCTTAAACTTGTCCACCGATTGGGAGACACATGGACAGAAGACAGGAACTGCGCTGACGCCGGGAAAAACCTTTACTACTGAGTGGGGAGCGGGCCAAGTCCTTCCACTCAAAAAAGACTTTAGCAGACTGCTTCAACTCGGTGTAATCGGATACGACCAGTGGCAGGTCTCTGCTAACAGCGGAACGATAGGCAATCTACCTGCGAGTAGCGTGCCGTTCTACTCCGTTCACGCAGTAGGCCTCCAGAGCAACTTCATACTTCCCCCCAAAAATCTCAACTTCTTCTTCAAGTACCTAAACGAGTACAAAGCGATCTCACGTCCCGAGGGCAGAACAATTGTGTTCGGAGGTTCGTGGACCTTGCGAATTCCTAAGCCGGCCGCGCCTAAGCCGTAACACAAAGCGACAACCTCGAGGCGGTTAGTTCTTTCCCAAAAACACCAGTGTGACGCCGATCGCAACCAGCAAGACTCCGATCCAGCGTTGAAAGTCTACATGTTCGCGCAGAAACACGACCCCTCCAAAGGCACCCGCCACGTAGCTCAACGCCGTTACAGGGACGACGAAACTCACGTCGTAGATTGACAAGGCTACCAGTAGGGCAAAGAACGCTACCGCCATCATTCCACCCCCAAGCCACATCCAAGGGACGCGCAGTGCTCTCAGAATTACCTTTGCGACCTCCGCTGGACGCAAACTTGGGGCCTCTCCAACAACCTTCATCGCGCGGGAGACACATAACTCGCCGCCCGTTCCGGCGACAACGATCAGCGTGAACAGAATGAAATGCGGCAACCTAAACCTGCCTCGTCGTGCGAGGATTGGTGCGGCCGACCACAAAAACGCCCAGGCAAATAACCGCGATGCCGGCCCATCTCAACGGAGAGACTCTTTCACCCAACATCAGATACCCGAGTAGCGCGACCATGCCGTAAGCCAGCGAGGATGCAGGCTGCACGAAGCTATAATCGGCCCACGACAACACCAGCATGTAGGCTACGAAGAATGTAATCAGCGACGTGATTCCCAACCAGATCGACGCGGATGTAAAGATATTCAGCCCAGTGTGGAGCAGTTGCAAGGGAGGCCAGATGACTGGTTCACCGATATGCTTCATTCCCTTGCCTAGCAGAACGTTGCCCAGTGGACCGGCGATCACCATTACTGCGATCAGTAAGTAGGTCTTAAGATGCAAAGGCTTTTGTGGCGTCATTGGTGTGGTTCGCTGCCACCGCTCGGCAGACATCTTTTATTTTATAGGTTATATCTGGTCAGATCGCTGCTCCACCCTTAGAAAGCTCTTGCTTCTCTTCTTTTTTGATCTACGCCACATCTGCTTCGCTGCAGTTGCGTTAATCCACAAAGTGGGACGTGTGTGCTTTTAGTTGAATGGGCTTGGCAGAATGTGATGGTAGCATGATGGTGGTTATGGGTTCTCGGCACAAACTATACGGCCACTGGTCCAAACGTCAATCCGTTCAGCATGTCTGGACTTCAACACCAGCGTGCATGGAAGAGGCATAGACACTT
This Tunturibacter gelidoferens DNA region includes the following protein-coding sequences:
- a CDS encoding RidA family protein, whose translation is MVSPKGSQPASAERRLQDLGIVLPNAPHPLGAYVEAVQSGSLFFLSGMLPVKDGKLQFVGRRGKELDESAGRDALRTATLNALSAAKAHVGSLDRVTRVVSVKVYLATDGDFYNQPIVADAASELLRDVFGEDKMSVRSVLGVTALPLGAPVMLEVTFEVENKEGGS
- a CDS encoding SDR family NAD(P)-dependent oxidoreductase; translated protein: MTGASQGIGAAVVKAFLERGYNVVGTSRSASKSAELKASDKLVLVDGDIGQAATAKKVVDAAVQKFGSIDAVVNNAGIFVAKPFVDYSADDFRSLVSTNLEGYIYITQLAVKQMLAQKSGGSVVAITTSLVKNPIAGVSASVQMITKGGLESITVSLASEYAKEHIRFNAVAPGIVDTPLHKDNPKDFLKTLSPMGTISTSEEIASAVVYLTESRQITGEVLHVDGGQHNGKW
- a CDS encoding LysR family transcriptional regulator, translating into MESAIKSPAKLASNTQGEQNTSGLLSSDAVLDILRLIRLIGMRFVSILAWGGRTPMDADDLRIVDAVARIGSMNRAAAELNMVQSNVTSRIRLLEEELGVQLFVRHSRGVEPSEAGLRLLSYVEQIRALFQQAITAVKEDGTPKGKLRIGMLETTAGLRLPTLVAQYAQEYPRVELAVMTGTTTSLINQVVEHELDGAFVAGPVHHQELSEELLFLEDLVLVSPLSVRNFDDLAKVENLKAIVFRQGCSYRQRLGSILDGLGIRYTVMEFASLDAIITCITAGVGITLLPKTLVERLWTDQSVTVHELPVDQAQVETVFVRRHDRYSTSALNAFLGMSRQISNIGTLDRQVEAID
- a CDS encoding ABATE domain-containing protein, whose translation is MRVNAAFLDLLQSDEDVLIWLRQAGYPTPRTPRIDGRTGSVALLRSARRLRESVRSLVESRKMGQRGDPFILNSILAASRSYPQLVWRGPNAVEIETVRRQETAGSILAPVAEAAAELLTTADFDLIKHCEDDTCSLWFSDQTKSHNRRWCSMEICGNRNKVAAYRVRDRNRRPPTS
- a CDS encoding OmpA family protein, which translates into the protein MSPAHNSDHGDQPSLRAKREAVFHENVQDALFDYDSAEIRADAQAAIEHAAQYLKENPSIRVQVGDYADGRGSAEYNLALGEERANAARNALIAAGVDADRIQVISYRKEANMHR
- a CDS encoding c-type heme family protein, yielding MYKEATLNPTNLQDRAVDWEIDVIDAFRNKADLKEFVGERETATGPSLYLAHPIKTESGCLECHTLPSVAPKTMVEKYGSTNGFGWKLNEIVGAQIVSVPMAVPIQIASRAFKTLLWSLVTTFAAILLAIDLVLYYLIILPLRKLSAVADRVSLGQLDQPELPVRGKDEMAQLTASFNRLVVTVVKALRMLG
- a CDS encoding protein kinase domain-containing protein; its protein translation is MAWLPGIRVGSYEIVDVLGDGGMGKVFRVRHLISDRTEAMKVLLAASSASQEMLDRFTREIRVLATLNHPNIAVLHTAFHHEDSL
- a CDS encoding SphA family protein, with protein sequence MPGQFGLNAGVVPSPGLTYANLALNYSASSLNDANGNHRPNVVGTYGFWADENIFYFVLKKKILGASFAPYISVNVANGSLVADISGTNLGASGGGSGFGDLWVQPVNLGWHLKRADIVAGYAFVAPTGRFVAGASNNVGSGYWGNDLTFGTTVYVTKNKGTSLNLSTDWETHGQKTGTALTPGKTFTTEWGAGQVLPLKKDFSRLLQLGVIGYDQWQVSANSGTIGNLPASSVPFYSVHAVGLQSNFILPPKNLNFFFKYLNEYKAISRPEGRTIVFGGSWTLRIPKPAAPKP
- a CDS encoding EamA family transporter, with protein sequence MPHFILFTLIVVAGTGGELCVSRAMKVVGEAPSLRPAEVAKVILRALRVPWMWLGGGMMAVAFFALLVALSIYDVSFVVPVTALSYVAGAFGGVVFLREHVDFQRWIGVLLVAIGVTLVFLGKN
- a CDS encoding EamA family transporter — protein: MTPQKPLHLKTYLLIAVMVIAGPLGNVLLGKGMKHIGEPVIWPPLQLLHTGLNIFTSASIWLGITSLITFFVAYMLVLSWADYSFVQPASSLAYGMVALLGYLMLGERVSPLRWAGIAVICLGVFVVGRTNPRTTRQV